A window of Longispora fulva contains these coding sequences:
- a CDS encoding WD40 repeat domain-containing protein yields the protein MDMNPGHPDVPAVRTPPPRHPNRRWRRPALAAAAVLGVLAVMVVLAIDHRAPVAEPRSDTPTMPRVFPVYSPSISLLADAPISPAIMLYRQTTDPTDYEACEFFVAGALSNSVRRLGLGGPDSAQLSPDGTRIAVGSADQSIVTLVDLATQQRRSMSLGVGRNAYPRTWSPDGRYLVVATIDGYGLVRPMLFGPQWLLDTETGEYHKIVEAQTIGGNRPTVVAFAPDGKHIAAQIDTRLTIRDLDGRVERTQDLAPGQYIGGQHAWSPDGMLLAVTSAADPTVGSEGTSEYLHFLDATGTGRPVPSPVRARYPVPGTDDSVLGWRDNTTLLVQVDDVPVDYRSQKFAATGSLILQVHTTGESSQVLATLRRGQGGWRHGMDVQVATDLLPAMGSRSGEQPDIGPETEWLRLRASILPVTGGAAGLLAIAVGGWAAYRRRRARTGWAR from the coding sequence GTGGACATGAATCCGGGGCACCCCGATGTGCCGGCGGTGCGGACGCCCCCTCCACGACATCCCAACCGACGCTGGCGGCGACCTGCGCTGGCCGCCGCGGCGGTGCTCGGGGTGCTCGCTGTCATGGTGGTGCTGGCGATCGATCACCGGGCCCCGGTGGCCGAACCCCGGTCTGATACGCCCACCATGCCCCGGGTGTTCCCGGTGTACTCCCCATCGATCAGCCTGCTGGCGGACGCGCCGATCAGCCCCGCGATCATGCTTTACCGGCAGACCACGGACCCGACCGACTACGAGGCCTGCGAGTTCTTCGTTGCCGGCGCGTTGTCGAATAGTGTTCGCCGGCTCGGTCTCGGCGGACCGGACTCGGCCCAACTGTCCCCGGACGGCACCCGGATCGCGGTCGGCTCCGCGGATCAGTCGATCGTGACCCTGGTCGACCTGGCCACCCAGCAGCGACGAAGCATGTCCTTGGGTGTCGGGCGGAACGCGTACCCTCGGACGTGGTCGCCCGACGGCCGGTATCTGGTGGTCGCCACCATCGACGGCTACGGGTTGGTGAGACCGATGTTGTTCGGTCCGCAATGGCTGCTGGACACTGAGACGGGCGAGTACCACAAGATCGTGGAAGCCCAGACCATCGGAGGAAACCGACCCACCGTCGTCGCGTTCGCCCCGGACGGCAAACACATCGCCGCGCAGATCGACACCCGGCTCACCATCAGAGACCTCGACGGTCGGGTGGAACGGACACAGGATCTCGCACCGGGACAATACATCGGGGGCCAGCACGCGTGGAGCCCAGACGGCATGCTCCTCGCGGTCACGTCCGCCGCGGATCCGACCGTGGGCTCCGAGGGAACGAGTGAGTACCTGCACTTCCTTGACGCCACCGGCACCGGGCGCCCCGTGCCCAGCCCGGTTCGAGCCCGCTACCCGGTGCCCGGAACGGACGACTCGGTGCTCGGCTGGAGGGACAACACCACCCTCCTCGTGCAGGTCGACGATGTCCCCGTCGACTACCGTTCACAGAAGTTCGCGGCCACCGGCTCTCTGATCCTGCAGGTCCACACCACGGGGGAGTCCTCGCAGGTCCTGGCGACTCTGCGCCGGGGACAGGGCGGGTGGCGCCACGGAATGGACGTCCAGGTGGCGACCGATCTACTTCCCGCCATGGGCAGCCGTTCCGGTGAACAACCGGACATCGGGCCGGAAACAGAATGGCTGCGGCTGCGGGCGTCCATCCTGCCCGTCACCGGCGGCGCGGCCGGCCTGCTGGCGATCGCAGTCGGCGGTTGGGCTGCCTACCGCAGACGCCGCGCTCGGACCGGATGGGCACGGTAG
- a CDS encoding SigE family RNA polymerase sigma factor: MSDAEYVGYVRERMDWLRRVAHLLCPDWHDADDLVQVTITRLYLYWRRARQADSVDAYVRTIMLRVFLGERRARWRKRVLLVADAPEMVGEADPTTGVAVRTALAAVPARQRATLVLRYYLDLSVAETADALRCSEGTVKSQTARGLATLRAHLTHQES, encoded by the coding sequence GTGAGTGACGCGGAGTATGTGGGCTATGTCCGGGAGCGGATGGACTGGCTGCGGAGGGTGGCTCATCTGTTGTGTCCGGACTGGCACGACGCCGATGATCTGGTGCAGGTGACGATCACCCGGTTGTACCTGTACTGGCGGCGGGCGCGGCAGGCCGACAGCGTGGACGCCTATGTCCGCACGATCATGTTGCGGGTGTTTTTGGGCGAGCGCCGGGCCCGGTGGCGTAAACGGGTCCTGCTCGTGGCGGATGCGCCGGAGATGGTCGGGGAGGCGGACCCCACCACGGGGGTGGCGGTCCGCACGGCGCTGGCCGCGGTGCCCGCGCGGCAGCGGGCGACCCTGGTCCTGCGGTACTACCTGGACCTGTCCGTCGCGGAGACCGCCGACGCCCTGCGCTGCTCGGAAGGGACCGTCAAGAGTCAGACCGCCCGCGGTCTGGCCACCTTGCGCGCACATCTGACCCACCAGGAGAGCTGA
- a CDS encoding response regulator transcription factor codes for MRSPTTGARAPLRARDEAGRVGLHAASGTLTESERRIAELVGSGRSNQETADALFVSAKTVESNLTRINRKRGVRSRTELAHHITTGDPDQP; via the coding sequence GTGCGAAGCCCGACGACCGGGGCCCGCGCACCTCTGCGCGCCCGGGATGAGGCCGGCCGCGTCGGGCTGCATGCCGCCTCCGGCACCCTCACCGAGTCGGAGCGGCGGATCGCCGAACTCGTCGGCTCGGGGCGTTCCAACCAGGAGACCGCCGACGCGCTGTTCGTGTCCGCCAAGACCGTGGAGTCCAACCTCACCCGCATCAACCGCAAACGCGGCGTACGCTCCCGAACCGAACTCGCCCACCACATCACCACCGGCGACCCGGACCAGCCGTGA
- a CDS encoding TolB family protein produces the protein MTDQRVPDGLPGFAELVPVHPNMAAAPAPRRPRRAWLAPAVAAAAVLAVLTPVVALPDAPPPPRPANGGITLPRQFPAHSTRIPLLADKPTGPAIAFYRQTTNPKNFYRSEAYVAGATTDGFRRLGIEADVGARLSPDGTRLALGDCSGSNPVVTLVDLATDQRRTFHLEPESVTTPRAWSPDGRYLVVTTYAHAMCNIPFLAGPLWLMDTETGRYHELAAEKTPRTDEPTLVAFSPDGGRLAVQTEAQLTIMDLEGRPIRELDLPPGQQLAGAQAWSPDGSLLALTTFEGAGFDAAMSPRISFLDATGTGAAVPAPVHVGFVWSSPVLGWKDPGTFLVLTSAHARDSYNTAPNAARIVQVHTAGGAPEQLAALGPGPAGWAHTTDIQLAGNLVPVMGARAGPPADAQPQPYWLAPTIVACVLTLLASGWLLVRRLRSRAWSRSSPRPGRGPNAAG, from the coding sequence ATGACTGACCAGCGTGTACCCGACGGGCTACCCGGGTTCGCCGAACTCGTGCCGGTACACCCGAACATGGCCGCCGCGCCGGCCCCGCGCCGGCCCCGCCGGGCCTGGCTGGCACCCGCGGTGGCCGCCGCCGCGGTGCTGGCCGTGCTGACCCCGGTGGTCGCGCTGCCCGACGCACCGCCACCGCCCCGGCCGGCAAACGGCGGCATCACCCTGCCCCGACAGTTCCCTGCACACTCGACCAGGATTCCACTGCTGGCCGACAAACCGACCGGCCCGGCGATCGCGTTCTACCGCCAGACCACGAACCCGAAGAACTTCTACCGGAGCGAGGCGTACGTGGCCGGGGCGACGACGGACGGCTTCCGACGGCTCGGCATCGAGGCGGACGTCGGTGCCCGTCTGTCCCCCGACGGCACTCGGCTCGCGCTCGGCGACTGCTCCGGCAGTAACCCGGTCGTCACACTGGTCGACCTGGCCACCGACCAGCGGCGGACCTTCCACCTGGAACCGGAATCCGTCACCACCCCCCGGGCCTGGTCACCCGACGGCCGGTATCTCGTGGTCACCACCTATGCGCACGCCATGTGCAACATTCCGTTCCTGGCCGGCCCGTTGTGGTTGATGGACACCGAGACCGGCCGGTACCACGAGCTCGCGGCCGAGAAGACGCCCCGCACCGACGAACCCACCCTGGTCGCGTTCTCCCCCGACGGTGGGCGGCTTGCGGTGCAGACTGAGGCTCAGTTGACCATCATGGACCTCGAAGGCCGCCCGATCCGCGAACTCGACCTGCCACCCGGACAGCAGCTGGCCGGGGCGCAGGCCTGGAGCCCGGACGGCTCCCTATTGGCGCTCACCACGTTCGAAGGTGCCGGGTTCGATGCTGCGATGAGCCCACGCATCTCGTTCCTCGACGCGACCGGCACCGGTGCCGCCGTGCCCGCCCCGGTCCACGTCGGGTTCGTCTGGTCCAGTCCCGTGTTGGGCTGGAAGGACCCGGGCACCTTTCTTGTCCTCACTTCCGCCCATGCCCGAGACTCCTATAACACGGCCCCGAACGCCGCCCGCATCGTCCAAGTCCACACCGCGGGCGGTGCCCCCGAGCAGTTGGCTGCGCTCGGCCCTGGTCCGGCCGGGTGGGCACACACCACGGACATCCAACTCGCAGGCAACCTCGTGCCGGTCATGGGCGCCAGGGCCGGGCCACCGGCGGACGCCCAACCTCAGCCCTACTGGCTTGCGCCCACCATCGTCGCTTGCGTCCTCACATTGCTCGCCAGCGGTTGGCTACTCGTCCGGCGACTCCGCAGCCGGGCATGGTCTCGATCCTCGCCCCGGCCGGGCCGGGGGCCTAACGCAGCCGGGTGA
- a CDS encoding XF1762 family protein, protein MTAARARTFATDHDLHPRSVPAHRFSIGVTDAYATLVGVVMVGRPADTHLDDGHMAEATTVYLDGITGLRTTLLTAAWRTATAMGYRRLITTNDTGQVQLTERPRRRRVSGRHDIRPGAARGGREIVRRLRQSPLPDGEEAGAGP, encoded by the coding sequence GTGACCGCCGCACGTGCACGCACCTTCGCCACCGACCACGACCTTCATCCCCGATCAGTCCCGGCGCACCGATTCAGCATCGGCGTGACCGACGCTTACGCGACGCTCGTCGGTGTCGTCATGGTCGGCCGGCCAGCGGACACGCACCTCGACGACGGTCACATGGCCGAGGCGACGACCGTTTACCTCGACGGCATCACCGGACTGCGGACCACGCTGCTGACCGCCGCGTGGCGCACGGCGACGGCGATGGGCTACCGGCGTCTCATCACCACCAACGACACCGGACAGGTCCAGCTCACAGAACGACCACGGCGACGTCGGGTATCCGGTCGCCACGACATCCGGCCCGGCGCGGCGCGCGGCGGACGGGAGATCGTCCGCCGCCTGCGGCAGAGTCCCCTCCCCGACGGCGAGGAGGCCGGGGCCGGGCCGTGA
- a CDS encoding GNAT family N-acetyltransferase: MPVETAWGLRIDEVRPKTRSRCLVFGDDLDAVRGASKEATVPHGVIIVVAAEDAAAALLGQAWQGTPPEPLMTTTLRRVAPSVPAGYDLSTTIDAGVINVRVQSEGEVAAAGYIAVVDGVAVVDRVATEPAHQRRGLGTAVMNALTVAAMDQGGVTAVLHATEEGRALYEGLGWQLRARITSFTHES, encoded by the coding sequence GTGCCTGTCGAGACCGCCTGGGGTCTGCGGATCGACGAGGTCCGGCCGAAGACTCGTTCCCGTTGTCTGGTGTTTGGCGACGACCTCGACGCGGTGCGCGGCGCGTCGAAGGAGGCGACCGTTCCGCACGGTGTGATCATCGTCGTCGCCGCTGAGGACGCGGCGGCAGCCCTGCTGGGGCAGGCCTGGCAGGGCACGCCGCCGGAGCCGCTCATGACGACCACGCTGCGGCGGGTCGCGCCGAGCGTGCCCGCCGGCTATGACCTCAGCACCACGATCGACGCGGGCGTGATCAACGTGCGCGTTCAGTCTGAGGGCGAGGTCGCCGCGGCGGGGTACATCGCTGTGGTGGACGGTGTCGCCGTCGTGGATCGCGTCGCCACCGAGCCCGCACATCAGCGCCGTGGCTTGGGCACGGCGGTGATGAACGCACTCACCGTCGCCGCCATGGACCAAGGGGGTGTGACCGCCGTGCTCCACGCGACGGAGGAAGGACGTGCGCTCTACGAGGGTCTCGGCTGGCAACTGCGCGCAAGGATCACCAGCTTCACCCACGAGTCATGA
- a CDS encoding DUF262 domain-containing protein, translating into MGQGRRPGRHAPVTDQALRLIDSIGRGWPIGTLIVYGPYPEEGLVLDGRHRLTTIADSLHAPLAGDPRPDSGSEMYWDLTDTTGQATRHSPTIDGRPSSWWLVRTLTSTLALLTHGRTSPPTTSTSSSRLSTSAAWLWTRGCRSFTCRPEGRQTR; encoded by the coding sequence GTGGGGCAAGGCCGTCGACCTGGCCGGCACGCGCCGGTCACGGACCAGGCCCTCCGCCTGATCGACAGCATCGGTCGTGGCTGGCCGATCGGCACCCTCATCGTGTACGGGCCGTACCCGGAGGAAGGCCTGGTCCTCGACGGACGCCACCGCCTGACGACCATCGCTGACTCCCTGCACGCGCCACTGGCCGGCGACCCGCGCCCTGACTCCGGGTCCGAGATGTACTGGGACCTCACCGACACCACCGGCCAGGCCACCCGACACTCCCCCACGATCGACGGCCGGCCGTCGTCGTGGTGGCTCGTGCGGACCCTGACGAGCACCCTGGCCCTCCTCACCCACGGTCGCACCTCGCCGCCGACGACCAGCACCTCGTCGAGCAGGCTCAGCACCTCGGCGGCGTGGCTCTGGACACGCGGGTGCCGGTCCTTCACCTGCCGACCCGAAGGGCGGCAGACACGGTGA
- a CDS encoding NACHT domain-containing protein, producing the protein MTANLAAVAINVATSSSGVWPMPFELIHRYPFWCSGALTLAAVLLGVGLVWVQRSTDAGNVGSDAAGPVVRGDGGAIDYFGPHAERSHRTPLEQVRRLPPAARDFIGRDAVIAEVQDLLRNHAMVNIYGLPGTGKTTLAVEIASRLGAERHDCQIYFDMSRSDIEACLGNALTWLGVQQSELPPGVIARADDYRMLLGKYRPLVLIDNATPSPDLPFLLPSQPDAVVIITSWAPMTGLPGLRIVGLTQMNADESVELLARVAGRRDTPDDPAIRAVADLNGHLPLALRISAGMISERPDWSWSDIARKLTDESGGVRTEVLTSGLESVHRTFHAAYRSLEPTDAATFRLMALTPAPTSSMGLVLAALSADQRAAEDAFDRLAARHLVRKDGDRCHMHALLWSWVRELQPKTNDPQLGLARKRITSWALHTLNTTYVTWLKQTSSRVPLLGHLDHLDLVLKDLYIENRIAVAGDTTDPRDLFSGRQKTLIVGPGGSGKTTIVNHLCLTAAIARGVDPQAILPLVLFARDIRPGDQVENIQTLLLRGLRERADIDIPNDALDIALKKGNVGLAIDGLDEIGLDELRFAFLRQLHQFTADHPDIAVLITSRPHAKLKALLPDFTYAEVPSWSQVQCSEYMDRLARTTPMSTHRIIASQDVRFLPGLREMIGDPLALQLAGVHLGPLESLAGMMESFVNSVLIQREAGRQRRGSGSREDIRRALEVVAFTMQSSTTERTSLSASRLLDIIYPVMMVRGDRAETASIFRLFSERSGLFGEVGGDGLDARFAFTHTAFREYLAASYLSGRYLQGHGDASSIVRIFAQHADDPSWLSVLTATCDLGMTRYGPNFTARLLEAAHELAEPDVVVAIHNAQRARA; encoded by the coding sequence GTGACCGCGAATCTCGCGGCCGTCGCCATCAACGTTGCGACATCTTCGAGCGGCGTGTGGCCGATGCCGTTCGAGTTGATCCATCGCTACCCATTCTGGTGTTCGGGCGCGCTCACGCTGGCAGCAGTTCTGCTCGGCGTCGGCCTTGTGTGGGTGCAGCGGTCAACCGACGCGGGCAACGTGGGTAGCGACGCTGCTGGGCCTGTCGTCCGCGGCGACGGTGGGGCGATTGACTATTTTGGACCCCATGCGGAACGCTCCCATCGCACACCGCTCGAACAGGTACGCCGGCTACCTCCAGCCGCCCGTGATTTCATCGGCCGTGACGCCGTCATCGCCGAGGTCCAGGACCTGTTGCGGAACCATGCCATGGTCAACATTTACGGCCTGCCTGGGACGGGCAAGACCACTTTGGCAGTGGAGATTGCTTCACGTCTCGGCGCTGAGCGACACGATTGCCAGATCTACTTCGACATGTCTCGAAGTGACATCGAGGCTTGCCTCGGCAACGCGTTGACATGGCTGGGAGTGCAGCAGTCTGAACTTCCTCCCGGCGTGATCGCCAGGGCGGACGACTACCGGATGCTGCTGGGAAAGTACCGCCCCCTCGTGCTGATCGACAACGCTACGCCGAGTCCGGACCTCCCGTTTCTGCTGCCATCACAGCCCGACGCGGTGGTGATCATCACCAGCTGGGCACCGATGACCGGCCTACCGGGACTACGCATCGTCGGGCTGACACAGATGAACGCCGACGAATCCGTGGAACTCCTTGCTCGGGTCGCCGGGCGCCGCGACACACCCGATGACCCCGCCATCCGGGCGGTAGCGGACCTGAACGGACACCTTCCGTTGGCCCTCCGGATAAGCGCCGGCATGATCAGCGAACGGCCAGACTGGTCCTGGTCTGACATCGCGAGGAAGCTGACAGATGAGTCAGGAGGGGTACGCACGGAAGTGCTGACTTCGGGACTCGAGTCGGTTCACCGTACGTTCCATGCGGCCTATCGAAGCCTTGAGCCGACCGACGCCGCAACATTCAGACTGATGGCACTGACTCCTGCCCCTACCTCCAGTATGGGCTTGGTGTTAGCCGCACTTTCCGCTGACCAGCGCGCAGCCGAGGACGCGTTCGACCGCTTGGCGGCGCGGCACCTCGTCCGGAAGGACGGCGATAGGTGCCACATGCACGCGCTGCTGTGGTCTTGGGTCCGAGAACTACAACCCAAAACCAACGATCCGCAGCTCGGCTTGGCGCGAAAGCGAATTACCTCCTGGGCCCTCCATACACTCAACACAACCTATGTGACCTGGCTGAAGCAGACATCAAGCCGAGTGCCGCTCCTCGGACACCTAGATCATCTCGACCTTGTCCTTAAAGACCTGTACATCGAGAACCGAATTGCTGTCGCTGGCGACACGACCGATCCTCGAGATCTCTTCTCGGGAAGGCAGAAGACACTCATCGTCGGTCCTGGTGGAAGCGGAAAGACCACCATCGTCAATCATCTGTGCCTCACTGCTGCGATCGCGCGCGGGGTCGACCCTCAGGCGATTCTTCCGCTGGTGTTGTTCGCCCGCGACATCCGGCCCGGAGATCAGGTGGAAAACATACAGACGCTGCTCCTGCGGGGACTACGCGAGCGTGCTGACATCGACATCCCTAACGACGCACTGGACATCGCCCTGAAGAAAGGCAACGTCGGGTTGGCCATCGATGGCCTCGATGAGATTGGCTTGGACGAACTTCGCTTTGCATTCCTGCGCCAACTGCATCAGTTCACTGCCGATCATCCAGATATTGCCGTTCTCATTACATCGCGGCCCCACGCAAAGTTGAAAGCCCTGCTGCCGGATTTCACTTATGCCGAAGTCCCGTCGTGGAGCCAGGTGCAGTGCAGCGAGTACATGGACCGGTTGGCCCGAACCACGCCGATGAGCACACACAGGATAATTGCTTCCCAGGACGTACGCTTTCTGCCGGGCTTACGCGAAATGATCGGTGATCCGCTGGCACTTCAACTGGCAGGAGTGCATCTCGGCCCCCTCGAGTCTCTCGCAGGAATGATGGAAAGCTTCGTCAACTCTGTCTTAATCCAGCGCGAGGCGGGTCGACAGCGTCGCGGCTCTGGCTCCCGGGAGGACATTCGTCGCGCTCTCGAAGTTGTCGCTTTCACTATGCAATCAAGCACGACGGAACGGACGTCCCTCAGCGCATCCAGGCTGCTCGACATTATCTATCCGGTTATGATGGTGAGGGGTGATCGAGCGGAGACGGCTTCAATTTTTCGCCTTTTCAGTGAACGTTCGGGTCTTTTTGGGGAAGTTGGCGGTGATGGCTTAGATGCTCGGTTCGCCTTCACTCACACGGCGTTTCGCGAGTATCTTGCGGCGTCCTATCTGTCCGGGCGGTACTTGCAGGGTCACGGCGACGCCTCCTCGATCGTGAGGATCTTCGCCCAACACGCGGATGATCCGAGTTGGCTGTCGGTGTTGACCGCGACGTGCGACCTGGGGATGACGCGCTATGGCCCGAACTTCACCGCCAGACTTCTTGAGGCTGCGCACGAGCTTGCTGAACCCGACGTCGTCGTCGCGATTCACAATGCCCAACGCGCACGCGCGTAA
- a CDS encoding peroxiredoxin family protein — protein sequence MGYVDWVARLAVAAVFGLAMWGKVVDLAGTRRSLAEFGVPGRWVRPAAFALPAAEAAVALGVLLAWSAGWAAGVAGFLLLVFSAVVGGLLSRGRRPRCACFGAAAGTPISAWVVARNAVIAVPVGIALWGSWTREAVPGVPVDHAVGLAALAVVAATLVWQGAVVRSLRLQLDEKVRRELGPEGLPVDAVAPEFDLPATGGGRGTLDGALAAGLPVAVVFVHPGCRPCEDLAGELPRWRQRRAGAVTMLVIGSGAVDANAAWAAKHGVGDILVQDGNEIAARYRVRGAPSAVLVTADGRIGAPVAGGPLAIRDLLATRAGARSRPTG from the coding sequence ATGGGATATGTCGACTGGGTCGCGCGCCTGGCGGTGGCCGCGGTATTCGGGCTCGCGATGTGGGGCAAGGTTGTCGACCTGGCCGGCACACGCCGGTCGTTGGCGGAGTTCGGGGTTCCCGGCCGGTGGGTGAGGCCGGCGGCCTTCGCGTTGCCGGCGGCCGAGGCCGCAGTCGCCCTGGGGGTGCTGCTGGCTTGGTCGGCCGGCTGGGCGGCCGGGGTGGCGGGGTTTCTCCTGCTGGTGTTCAGCGCGGTCGTCGGCGGCCTGCTCTCGCGGGGCCGGCGGCCGCGCTGCGCCTGCTTCGGGGCGGCCGCCGGCACGCCGATCAGTGCGTGGGTGGTCGCGCGGAACGCGGTGATCGCCGTGCCGGTCGGCATCGCGCTGTGGGGGTCGTGGACCCGGGAGGCGGTTCCTGGCGTGCCGGTCGACCACGCGGTGGGCCTGGCGGCGCTGGCCGTCGTCGCCGCGACGCTGGTGTGGCAGGGCGCGGTGGTGCGGTCACTGCGCCTTCAGCTCGACGAGAAGGTGCGCCGGGAGTTGGGACCGGAGGGGCTGCCCGTCGACGCGGTGGCGCCGGAGTTCGACCTGCCGGCCACCGGCGGCGGGCGGGGCACGCTCGACGGCGCGCTGGCGGCCGGCCTGCCGGTCGCGGTGGTCTTCGTCCATCCGGGTTGTCGCCCGTGTGAGGACCTGGCCGGGGAGCTGCCCCGCTGGCGGCAGCGCCGGGCCGGGGCGGTAACGATGCTGGTGATCGGCAGCGGCGCGGTGGACGCGAACGCGGCGTGGGCCGCGAAGCACGGGGTCGGGGACATCCTCGTGCAGGACGGCAACGAGATCGCGGCCCGGTACCGGGTCCGGGGCGCCCCCAGCGCCGTGCTCGTCACCGCCGACGGCCGGATCGGCGCCCCGGTGGCCGGCGGCCCACTCGCGATCCGCGATCTGCTCGCCACCCGGGCCGGAGCCCGATCGCGGCCAACGGGTTGA
- a CDS encoding chitin binding peritrophin-A domain-containing protein, translating into MSDYDCTGHADGNYVHPDDCTKFISCVAEKYAYEMDCPAGLHYHHPTDRCEWPEIAGCVTGQPAG; encoded by the coding sequence GTGAGCGACTACGACTGCACCGGACACGCCGACGGCAACTACGTGCACCCCGACGACTGCACGAAGTTCATCTCCTGCGTCGCCGAGAAATACGCCTACGAGATGGACTGCCCGGCGGGCCTGCACTACCACCACCCGACGGACCGCTGCGAGTGGCCGGAGATCGCCGGCTGCGTCACCGGCCAGCCGGCCGGGTAG
- a CDS encoding trypsin-like serine protease has protein sequence MRRRVLAAGVSAIALLALAAPAAATTPSPAPTAGKSQPDRIIGAESLSVDEQARQRVQEPLLTLNNRLHDLAGKAYEAQFAGSLVETRTNTLTVYWAGPVPAELARLGGSALLIKPARFSRQQLMAAAQQVMPDTALTGTAAAAGEVELAVDGSGITVSTGDLASAARGARPATAPETALLNRVAATRARTGIPINIGSATPGTPGVDDTRHADNSPYWAGAEIDLLGGSCTSGFSMYATGAPSTRFTLTAAHCPGYSDGVSVTNGAGSPMGTSDFVHILNGSGTPYDLGVVRLSSGKSNAPYIYIYEDSASGGIPVTGYATAGIPSGGNYCVHGMTGVNCNLLSGGQLWHCEPGHCFWTIAMNALNSNSMTWCRGDSGGPIYYWTGGTVVASGVVSWSNHELGDCSLTGGASVVATAVGMVPGLAVVTTSAP, from the coding sequence GTGAGAAGACGTGTTCTTGCGGCCGGAGTCTCGGCCATCGCCCTGCTCGCTCTGGCCGCGCCGGCTGCGGCCACCACGCCCAGCCCGGCGCCCACAGCCGGCAAGTCCCAACCCGATCGGATCATAGGTGCCGAAAGCCTGTCTGTCGACGAGCAGGCCCGGCAGCGCGTCCAGGAGCCGCTGCTGACTCTCAACAACCGGTTGCACGACCTGGCCGGGAAGGCCTATGAGGCGCAGTTCGCCGGCTCTCTGGTCGAGACCAGGACAAACACCCTCACGGTGTACTGGGCCGGCCCGGTCCCGGCCGAACTGGCCCGGCTGGGTGGATCGGCGCTGCTGATCAAGCCGGCGAGGTTCTCCCGCCAACAGCTGATGGCTGCCGCTCAGCAGGTCATGCCGGATACCGCGCTGACCGGCACCGCCGCAGCGGCCGGTGAGGTCGAACTGGCCGTGGACGGCTCGGGCATCACCGTCTCAACCGGCGACCTCGCCAGCGCCGCCCGCGGTGCCAGGCCCGCCACGGCTCCGGAGACGGCCCTGCTCAACCGCGTCGCCGCCACCCGCGCCCGCACCGGCATCCCGATCAATATCGGGTCCGCCACCCCCGGCACGCCCGGCGTCGACGACACCCGGCACGCCGACAACTCGCCCTACTGGGCGGGAGCCGAGATCGACCTGCTCGGAGGCAGCTGCACCAGCGGCTTCAGCATGTATGCCACCGGCGCGCCGTCGACCCGGTTCACGCTCACCGCCGCGCACTGCCCCGGCTACTCCGACGGCGTCTCCGTCACCAACGGTGCCGGCTCACCGATGGGCACCAGCGACTTCGTCCACATCCTCAACGGCTCGGGCACCCCCTATGACCTGGGTGTCGTCCGGCTCAGCTCCGGAAAGTCCAACGCGCCGTACATCTACATCTACGAGGATTCCGCCTCGGGCGGCATCCCCGTTACCGGCTACGCCACCGCGGGCATCCCGTCCGGGGGCAACTACTGCGTGCACGGCATGACCGGCGTGAACTGCAATCTGCTCTCCGGGGGCCAGTTGTGGCACTGCGAACCCGGACACTGCTTCTGGACCATCGCCATGAACGCACTGAACTCCAACTCGATGACCTGGTGCCGTGGCGACAGCGGCGGGCCAATCTACTACTGGACCGGCGGCACCGTCGTCGCCTCGGGCGTGGTGAGCTGGAGCAACCATGAACTGGGCGACTGTTCCCTGACCGGCGGCGCCTCGGTCGTCGCCACGGCGGTCGGCATGGTGCCGGGCCTGGCGGTCGTCACCACATCGGCCCCATAG